The DNA window ATCAATAAGAAGAATGTGTTTACCTGCTAACGGCTCTTTATTAACTACTACAAAAACATCTTTCATATTAAGCCATCGGTAAAACTTAGACTTATTCGTTTGCGTTTCTCGTTCGGTGATTCTTTCAATACAATTAAAATTGTAGGGTCTATTCATGGAGGTTGCCAAACCCTTTACGATTTCTTCGCTTTGATTAAATCCTCTTAATCGCAATTTCTTTTTGTGTAGAGGAATTGGAATAATGAGATCAATGTTCTTGAAATTTTCAGATTCGTTTAATTGGAGGCCGAGTAAATTTCCAAGTGTTTGGCCCGTAAGTTTATTGGATTTATACTTTAAACTATGAATCATTTCTTGAACAATTCCTTTTTTATTATAATACAAGAATGCTGTGGAAGCTTCTACTTTTACTTTCCCCCAAAAGAGTTTGTTCACGTTATTCTCGGGGTCATCGTGAAAGTTAGTTTTGGGTAAATCTATTTTGCATTGTGTGCAGAATGCTCTTTCGTTTTGGAGTAATAAATTTTTACAGCCAGAACAGGTTGGTGGAAAGAATAAATCGAACAGGGTGGAAAGGAAATTGTTCATCATTTTTGAAAGGACTAATTTATTAATCTTTGCGAATAAAAATAGATTAAATTTGATCGAACCAACTATACATTTCAATTATGAAAAAAGCAATTTTTGTTTTATTCCTTCTGTTTTCTGCAGCAATAGTTTCACAAGCTGGAGAAGAGAATACTGTTGAAGTTAAAGACGAAATTGTTGAGGT is part of the Flavobacteriales bacterium genome and encodes:
- a CDS encoding ComF family protein, which gives rise to MMNNFLSTLFDLFFPPTCSGCKNLLLQNERAFCTQCKIDLPKTNFHDDPENNVNKLFWGKVKVEASTAFLYYNKKGIVQEMIHSLKYKSNKLTGQTLGNLLGLQLNESENFKNIDLIIPIPLHKKKLRLRGFNQSEEIVKGLATSMNRPYNFNCIERITERETQTNKSKFYRWLNMKDVFVVVNKEPLAGKHILLID